GGTCGGCGAGATGGTAGACGGTGCCGCCGGCGATCGGATCGCCCTCCTTGATGGTCCATTCGACCGCGGCGATGCCGCGGTGCCGGGGCAGCAATGAGGGGTGGTAGCCGATGCCGCCGAACCTGGCCGCTGCCAGCGCATCCTCGCCGATGCGGGCGTGGCTGTGCGCGGTCACGATCAGGTCGGTACCCGCCGCGATTTCCGAAGCGACCACGAGCCTGGGATCGGCCTGCACGGTGACCTCGATCCCGGCAGCCTTGGCGGCGGCGGCAAGCCGGTCCTCGGCGTCGGCGACCACCACCCGGACGATATCGACGCCGTGCTGGCGCAGCATGTTCAGGGTCGTGACGCCGAAATGGCGGGAGCCGACGAGGGTAATCCGCATGGTGTTCTGTTCCGTCCTGGGCAAAGGCGTCCCGTCGATAACACGTCGCAGCCCACTGTCACCCCGCCCGCGCCGGGGCGGTCGGGTTATCAACAGGGCGGGGGAATCCCGACGGATTGCTGCGATTGGCGGTGAGCGCCGAGCAAAAGGCCGCCGGCAGGCGGCCCTGGGCGGAAATCGAACCCAATGCGGGTCGAGCGAGAGCCCAACTCCTCACAAAAACATCATTCGAAGCCGCCTTGCACGGCGCAACGCCGGGGGATTACGCTAACTGCATTGCGGGCCGGGCCAATGTTGGAGTTTTTTTCCATGCAAAAAGTTTTCCTTGTCGCAACAGTGATTGCTTTCGCGTCCTTGCCGGCAAGTGTGGTGCTGGCCCAGACCTCATCCGGTACGGGGGCGACGACAACAGCGCCGGCGGTCGCAACAACAACACCGCCTGCCGCAACGACGACACCGGCGCCTGCCGCAACAACGACACCGCCGGCATCAACCTCAAAGGAAACGACGACGACCGAACCGGCCAAGACCAAGAAAAAGGCCGCGAAGAAGGAAACCAGGCAGCAGGAGATCGACAGGTCGGTCCAAGAAGGCACCGTTCCCTCGCGCTATCGAAGCCAGGTGCCGAAGGAGTACCAGCAATATATTCCGTTCGAAAAGCGGTAGCCGCCGAGCCGAGTCCGTGAGCAACGAGGCCGGCGCGGTCGGCCGCTGAGGCACGTGCTCCGCAATTCAGCCGCAGAGCCGCGATCAAAACCGATCTGCACCTTGAAGCGAGGCCGTCCATATGCCGAAAAAGGGAATTACCGGACACGACGAATGGGTTGTCACGGAAGCCTTGGCCACGGCGTTGGTCGCGCTGGAACAGCTGCCGCCAGTCAACCAGCCGCGCGCCCACATGGAAGATGTGAAGAAGCTGTTGGCCGCCGGTTGCCAGCCCGGCAGCGTGAACCTGCATCTGGCGCAGGCGAAATGCAGATTATTTCCCGACCGCGATCCGCTGACGATCTATCGGGAGTACGGGTTGGAGGACGGGCAGGGGTGAAGACCGATTTCGCCGTAAGTCCGCAACGTCTTTGCCGCAGCATCGGACCGTGCGGTCTCCTCACGCCGTACCCAGGAGGTCGCCGGGGAGGGATTTGAGAAAGCTGCGGAATGGTCGCGTCGTGCCCACGCCGCGTGAGAAAACCAGACTGCCCTGAAGCATCATCACGCCGCGTTCGGCGCGTTTTCGCGCAATCGTCCTGTTCACGCCGGCATCGGTCAGAACAGCGGTGAGCGCTTCGATCCAGGCATCGAAGGTCTGCCGGATCAGGTCGGTGAATGGCCCGTCGTGAATGCGCGCCGATGACAGCATGTTGAGCAGACAGGCCTGCTTGCCGCCGGAATAGAAGGCGTCGAGTTGGCGGACCATGTCGTCGATGCGGTCTTTCGGCGCGCCACCGCCCTTGAGCGGCGACAGGATGTGCTTGTCGAGCCAGGCTCCCGCGGTCTCCAGCACTTGGCGGGCCATCTGCTCCTTGCCTCCGGGAAAGCGATGGTAGAGGCTCGCCTTCTTCAGACCCGACGCCTCCGCCAGCATGGTCAGCGACGCACCTTCATAACCGACATCGCGAAACACCCGGCCTAGCCGGTCCATCAATTCCGCGTCTTCGACCGCTACCTTGCGTCCCATCGGGGTGATCGCTCCGCTTCGTTTCAAATCATTGTAACCGAACGATCGTTAAAATGGAACTTGACAGGGCGCCTCTCTGTTGCCAATTATATTATACCGAACGTTCGGTAAACGTGCAATCCATCAACAGGAACTCCCCGCATGTCGAAAACAGCTATCTTCATCTATTCGGACCCCAAGGCCGGCTCCGACGAGGCGTTGGGCCGCCTCTTCAATGGGATGTTCGTCGCCTACGAACTTCAGGAGAAGAAGCAGGAGGTCGCGCTCATCTTCCAGGGGGCAGGGGTGCGCTGGGTGAGCGAGGTCGTCAAGCTCGACCACCCCGCCCATGCGCTCTACGATGCCGTGAAGGATACGGTGGTCGGTGCCTGTCGTGGCTGCGCCGATGTCTTCGGCGCCACCGACGGCGTCCGGGCGGCGGGGCTGTCGCTGATCGATGAGAAGGCCATCCCCGGCACATCCGGCATCGTCGACGTCTCCAAATATCTCGACGCGGGCTACCGTGTCCTGACGTTCTGAGCCCTCGTCACGGCCAGAGGTGCCGCAGCAGGATGCGGCACCCACTTCCCACAAGAAGTGAAATTACCCGCCGGTCCCCATCATTCCGGCGAATGCGACGGCGCCGTCGCGCGCGGCATTTCACGAAGTCCGACTACCGCGATCGAACGCGACCGAGCCCCAAAATGCGCTGGGCAGAGATGGCCTGCGACCATCTGTACCGGCGGCCGAGCATCGCATGTCGCGGACGGATGACTACTTAGGAAACTTCGATGTCAGGAGTTTCCCATGCGCTGGATCGTCGCGGTATTCGCAGCGCTGCTCGTGCTGCTGCTGGTGTATGCGGGCTCGGCCTTCGTCTCGTTGGACAGGTTAGTCAAAGCCGCACGCGCGGCCGATATCGACGAAGTCATGGCCCGAACCGACCTGGAGCGAACAAAGCGTTCGCTGGTCGATCAGATCGTCGGCGCGTACTTGAAGCGACTGGGCGAAAAGCGGCCCGTCAGGCCCCTGGAGCGAATGGTGGCCCATACCTATGGCGCGTCGATTGCCGATGCTCTCGTCGGAAAAATGCTGACCAAGGAAAATCTGGCCTCGTTACTGCAAGATGGCAAAGTCAGAGGTGTCGACGGGGTCACGGACATATCGCTTGAACCGCTGAAATCGATCGAGCTGTCGGACCTCGGCCACGTCATCCGCAGGATCTCGCTGGTGAAGCCGGTCGAGTTCTCCATCCGACTCGGAGACGCCGAAGATGCCGGCGGAATCAGCCTTCATTTCAACGGCGCCGGATGGCAGCTCTCCGGAATCCAGCTGCCCGCAAGAGCCGCCCAAACGCTCGCGGCGACGCTGCCAGTGAGATAGGGGGCGCTATGCGCCGCCGTTGCACGCCACCCTCGGCGCACGTGCGCGCAAAAGATAGCTCAGCATACCTTGGAAGGCGCTTCATCGTTGCGCAGCCAGATTATTTGGAGTTCACCGAATCGTCAGTCGTCCGATTTTTTATCCTCCGGTGCGCTGATGAAGGCGAGGAAGGATTTGCCTAGGTTGGTGATGCGCGGCTGCAGCATCGAGTCGCCGCCACTCATCATTGCTTTAAACCAGCCGGTATCAGCTAAACCGAGCCTTCCAAGGTCACCACTCACGCGATCAAAGATGGTGTCATCGCTGGTGAGGTCAGGGAGAGCCGCCTCGATGACACGCACCATTCCGCCGGCCATCATCGACTTTGCTTTCGCCACCGCCGCGGGATGCGCCTTCGGATTGCTCAGGAAGCTGAGCAGCACCGCATGCATGGGCGTGATTTCGTCAATCATTTGCATGAAGATGTGCCGGATGTTTTCGTCCATTGAGCCAATTGCAGAATTTATAATAGCGTTTTGCAGCATCCGCTTTTTGTCCTGCGATGCAGTTGTAGAAGCGACACGAATGGCCTGCAAGAAAGTCGCCTGAAATTGCTCATTTGCATGCAAGTTTTCGGGCTTCACTTGCTCGAAGTCCTCCTGCAGCTTCGATAGCCGTTCAAAGGTGTCGCGCATAAAATCATCGCGGCGTTCCTGTGCGGGGTCGCCGATAACGAAGGTCAGCATTTCAACCAAGGGGCTGCCGACAACGGGTAGCATACTAACGCCGGCCTTGATGCCCTTGTTCAGAACGTCCTCTAAGCGGTTCGCGAATGGGTCCGTCATCCAAAAAGCTCCAATATCCAATCCAAATTGATTGGGATGGCAAGCTGTCGATAGATCAAGATCAAGTCGGGTACGTCGGTTGGGGGAAACCCGCCCCCACTGATGTCTTTTATTCCTCTGTGAACAGTGCGGTGGATCCAATTGCAGCCAATTGCTGCATCTCCCACTGCGCGGCAAGTCCCTTGCTCTGTAGGGGGATCAGAACCTCGTTCGCGATCTGTCGAATGATCGCTTCAATCGAATTTTCGACTGGCTGCGAGGGGGCGTCTTGCGAGGGCTGATAGCTAAATCCCGCTCCCCGAAGCAAGACGGCTTTGTAAGCAGGGGATGAAATTGTCTCATCCAAATGTGCGCCGCCGTCGCGGTCACGCGTAATCCTGATGATGTCCAGACGGGAGAGGGTTCCTTCGGACCCCTTCAGGACTACCTCGTTCCACCATTCATTGATTGAGAGACGAACATCCTTTCTAAAAACGGCCGCTTCCCGGCCGGCTGGGAGCGCTTGAATGAACCACGAGGCCGGTCGATCGCCCACCGCCTCGACGGGAATGCATTCGACGGACATTAAATTTCCTGACGGCACAGTCGTGGGCATTTCAATGTCCCAGTTGAGAGCCTCAACAACTGAAGTATGGGTGCGTGAACGGGGTCCCAGTAGAATAAAGATCGCGTTGGCGATGCGCGCGGCCTCTGCAACATGTCCAAAATCGAACGACGAGACTGACATCCTTAGCGCGCCATGTTGACGTTGAAATGCGCGGAGAAGGCCAAACCGGGTGCGCCTTAGCAAAGCAAGCCCTCCGTGGACTCAAAATTGGACCCAAACAGTCGATACCGGGCCTGTCGTCATTCAAGACCGATGCCATAAATCGCTCGGCCAAGCCAAGGCGAGCCTCACTCGAAAATTCAAAATGATTTCATGGTGAGCGCGGAGGGACTCGAACCCTCGACCCCATGATTAAAAGTCACGTGCTCTACCACCTGAGCTACGCGCTCACTGCCGCGCTGTGTAGGGGGCGGCTGGATGCGGGTCAATAGCGCGGCGAACCGCAAATGCGCCGTTGGGGACGGCCCGGATTTTCGAGCCGGTGCCGGCCGTTAGCGGCTTTTCTTCATGCCCCGCGGAGGCCGGAAAACCGGCTTCCGTCAACTGGCTTCGCGGCGAACCTCCGACGCCACCGGCTGCGAGGTGCCGGTGACCGTCGGCATCGCCACCGGGCGCAGCCCGATCAGTTCG
The genomic region above belongs to Bradyrhizobium sediminis and contains:
- a CDS encoding formyltransferase family protein is translated as MRITLVGSRHFGVTTLNMLRQHGVDIVRVVVADAEDRLAAAAKAAGIEVTVQADPRLVVASEIAAGTDLIVTAHSHARIGEDALAAARFGGIGYHPSLLPRHRGIAAVEWTIKEGDPIAGGTVYHLADRMDAGAIAAQEWCFVKKGETARELWERALAPLGQKLLGEVIDYAKAHHALPAKPQDEQFATNAPNLPK
- a CDS encoding TetR/AcrR family transcriptional regulator, producing MGRKVAVEDAELMDRLGRVFRDVGYEGASLTMLAEASGLKKASLYHRFPGGKEQMARQVLETAGAWLDKHILSPLKGGGAPKDRIDDMVRQLDAFYSGGKQACLLNMLSSARIHDGPFTDLIRQTFDAWIEALTAVLTDAGVNRTIARKRAERGVMMLQGSLVFSRGVGTTRPFRSFLKSLPGDLLGTA
- a CDS encoding DUF2939 domain-containing protein; the encoded protein is MRWIVAVFAALLVLLLVYAGSAFVSLDRLVKAARAADIDEVMARTDLERTKRSLVDQIVGAYLKRLGEKRPVRPLERMVAHTYGASIADALVGKMLTKENLASLLQDGKVRGVDGVTDISLEPLKSIELSDLGHVIRRISLVKPVEFSIRLGDAEDAGGISLHFNGAGWQLSGIQLPARAAQTLAATLPVR
- a CDS encoding DsrE family protein, translated to MSKTAIFIYSDPKAGSDEALGRLFNGMFVAYELQEKKQEVALIFQGAGVRWVSEVVKLDHPAHALYDAVKDTVVGACRGCADVFGATDGVRAAGLSLIDEKAIPGTSGIVDVSKYLDAGYRVLTF